Proteins encoded together in one Triticum dicoccoides isolate Atlit2015 ecotype Zavitan chromosome 7B, WEW_v2.0, whole genome shotgun sequence window:
- the LOC119337761 gene encoding uncharacterized protein LOC119337761 gives MGCISSKVLSRSGSLREKANQGLQRSSLVEEIILSNSKRNGDQFLALLRTSSSAARSSKVDAVEQSPEPASAAAKIETINVSDLLAGLEEENTAEGAEERDDDRKSDGGKTSSLRYAYDVTAGRAVSFRTLEEFDALVSRCGSPEKAEPAPAPAPEPDASVEVEPQAQSSCTEQDAMATASSAPELGETPGGAKRRARARQLGELSAAPGFDFSKSGSLRDWLLGGGQMFSPGSYVTPKFGSVPAAPPESAEHGERAVFDPELVAQLEEAMEELSVDEERVLREVLEVIEAGETQRLERDAPEVLAVIVQD, from the coding sequence ATGGGGTGCATCTCCTCCAAGGTACTGAGCAGGTCGGGGAGCCTGCGGGAGAAGGCCAATCAGGGGCTCCAGAGGAGCAGCCTGGTCGAGGAGATCATCCTCTCCAACTCCAAGAGAAACGGCGACCAGTTCCTCGCCCTCCTCCGCACCTCCAGCTCCGCCGCCAGGAGCAGCAAGGTCGACGCCGTCGAGCAGAGCCCGGAGCCCGCCTCGGCGGCGGCCAAGATCGAGACGATCAACGTGTCTGACCTTCTCGCCGGGCTGGAGGAGGAGAACACCGCGGAAGGTGCCGAGGAGCGGGACGATGATCGGAAATCAGACGGCGGCAAAACTTCGTCGCTTCGGTATGCATACGATGTCACCGCCGGGAGGGCGGTCAGCTTCCGCACGCTGGAGGAGTTCGACGCGCTGGTTTCGCGGTGCGGCTCGCCGGAGAAAGCGGAGCCTGCACCAGCACCAGCGCCTGAACCAGACGCGTCGGTGGAGGTGGAGCCGCAGGCGCAGAGCAGCTGCACGGAGCAAGACGCGATGGCCACCGCCAGCAGCGCTCCGGAACTAGGGGAGACGcccggcggcgcgaagaggcgggcCAGGGCGAGGCAGCTCGGTGAGCTGAGCGCGGCGCCGGGCTTCGACTTCAGCAAGTCCGGCAGCCTGAGGGACTGGCTGCTCGGCGGCGGGCAGATGTTCTCGCCGGGCTCCTACGTCACGCCCAAGTTCGGCAGCGTACCGGCGGCACCGCCCGAGTCGGCAGAACACGGAGAGCGCGCGGTGTTTGATCCGGAgctggtggcgcagctggaggaggccatggaggagcTCTCGGTGGACGAGGAGCGCGTGCTGAGGGAGGTCTTGGAGGTAATCGAAGCGGGAGAAACACAGAGGTTGGAGAGGGATGCCCCGGAAGTGTTGGCGGTGATTGTGCAGGATTAG